In Quercus lobata isolate SW786 chromosome 12, ValleyOak3.0 Primary Assembly, whole genome shotgun sequence, a genomic segment contains:
- the LOC115969933 gene encoding adrenodoxin-like protein 2, mitochondrial, which yields MLVSKVSRAGILMLRGLSRGKLTPITRAGYIQRPYGQYLQPWFERQTETKVFQGSIFLKHHSFSTTTTANASEEGSEKEETISVTFVDKDGEEQHIKVPIGMSMLEAAHENDIELEGACEGSLACSTCHVIVMDMEYYNKLEDPADEENDMLDLAFGLTETSRLGCQVIAKPELDGIRLAIPAATRNFAVDGYVPKPH from the exons ATGTTGGTATCTAAAGTTTCAAGAGCTGGAATTTTGATGCTCAGAGGACTCTCAAGAG GGAAATTGACACCCATAACTAGAGCAGGATATATACAAAGGCCTTATGGCCAATATTTGCAACCGTGG tTTGAACGACAGACAGAAACCAAGGTGTTCCAGGGTTCCATATTTCTGAAGCATCATAGTTTTTCTACCACTACTACTGCCAATGCATCAGAGGAAGGGAGTGAAAAGGAAGAAAC GATATCCGTCACATTTGTTGATAAGGATGGAGAGGAGCAGCACATTAAGGTCCCGATTGGAATGTCTATGTTGGAAGCTGCTCATGAAAATGATATAGAGCTTGAAG GAGCATGTGAAGGCTCACTTGCCTGTTCAACATGTCATGTGATTGTGATG GACATGGAGTATTACAATAAGTTAGAAGACCCTGCTGATGAGGAAAATGATATGTTGGATCTGGCCTTTGGGCTTACAGAAAC ATCTCGCTTGGGTTGTCAAGTGATTGCAAAACCTGAACTTGATGGAATTCGCTTAGCTATTCCTGCTGCCACCCGAAACTTTGCAGTTGATGGGTATGTACCAAAACCACACTAG